A window from Rhea pennata isolate bPtePen1 chromosome 1, bPtePen1.pri, whole genome shotgun sequence encodes these proteins:
- the CENPJ gene encoding centromere protein J isoform X1, protein MPTVGDLSSESNFTAHWMSDTSRAGVLLDPNFPGLKINKESLLPGHENITAFPIEVLHLSNSCSISEDSLCEEQILESSSSFRHQQHTSETSFSAAAYNIEASKTEFVHSEVDGQNKSDYNDPLLQKLEQLKELQQQKQEQLKKQQMEQLQRLMEEQQKLLSMVSGQTAVLGSALVAESQNLRSEYSVGLTALHEFPGSVYQNYNEDKVFPLNNVSSHTKDIRFLQKLNNKKDISSLKSSLSAVSACEKQCLGVPLKTQNCLKNNEEDKYVTGKSMCCAEQKTEKSMESKDCHIDHACVGRTDFSENVNAEKHLRVTTEERPIKAGIQEKKRTFEEFLEEQIQLEEQRLKQNQELQETNRSAIQKPVIKRPFLKRGEGLTRFTNAKSKITKLRENKIKPQQSASEDRSVKVDRSQIQKKTVPPGKELILENSFAPYKKYNQSDKAKHGPIQKTLVLRKHNEKNIFPLETRVQTEKKLDEQMKDSFLSEINSKIANKENIMEFAKSINTGSSRIGNKLPDTEKPLLSHELTSAFSNCNCSVKGPELSFEVSFQNKLENWEKEKEKENLELDEFLFLEQAADEISFSSNSSFVQRILDQDQQTLKGRRMSSTPIKAKQQQVNALAITLKKNKKANSDTQGNKNDRAIMHTVSTSGTAFRLKDQFSKTDSVLFSASSMTAASALKSTQWIVNEDVDEGNSDITTDSEKESETTLKCESEDANTSFMSHRESDPEFFGYGGSVTDITRERKNGDADLDLSDKDCSALSKQSKASDHQRSTPCINRSNFEFDDERTWSDLDENYVQNDLPEKYTTEMRAQTDFSCKNDTFVPDKTIKRKVASKRGDELSKQPAVNDDSNGPPVSNLMMKLFPSLKLKQKTGCRSEQEIKSNIEQEPGGEKTVTGNTVASQVLKERLAELETEIERFRAENTTLTKLREEREHALANLRKEIADFQQQKAQELAEIEEYKKKEMKKLQKERKVFEKYTTEARAIPDKKERDEIQALKQQILELQEDIKRKETKWLTTQRRLRDQIEALVNENLELKEEVKIMERFRVEAWKKAEAAGNKRKIENFGIKRAESLCLPNRCQKSQTLSPFLPVQKCSKISGKNCSRAKGRLSRISKSAPANDRNNLDETVMALEDASRTLMEDTSPNENLVSVPSVPAYTGSEEIQKEIAYPDGKVEKVLKNGCHLIFFPNGTWKKVSSDGKTVTITFFNGDVKQVMPDETVIYYYADAKTTHTTYSDGLEVLQFSNGQIEKHYPDGRKEITFPDQTIKNLFLDGQEESIFPDGTIVRIQRDGSKTIEFNNGQRELHTSEFKRREYPDGTVRTVYTNGHQETKYVSGRVRVKDKDGNIIMDTKL, encoded by the exons ATGCCAACTGTTGGAGATCTAAGTAGTGAATCAAACTTCACTGCACATTGGATGTCTGACACTTCCCGTGCTGGAGTCTTACTAGATCCTAATTTTCCTGGGTTGAAAATCAACAAAGAAAGTCTGTTACCTGGACATGAAAACATCACAGCTTTCCCTATTGAAGTGCTGCATCTTTCAAACAGCTGCTCTATAAGTGAGGACTCCTTGTGTGAAGAACAAATACTGGAATCCAGCAGCTCTTTTAGACATCAGCAACATActtctgaaacatctttttcaGCAGCTGCATATAATATAGAAGCCTCTAAAACAGAGTTTGTCCACAGTGAAGTGGATGGTCAGAATAAATCAGATTACAATGATCCACTCTTACAAAAGCTTGAACAG ctgaaggaattgcagcaacagaaacaggaacagctgaaaaaacagcagatgGAACAACTTCAAAGGCttatggaagagcagcagaagctACTTAGCATGGTATCTGGCCAGACAGCAGTTCTTG gcTCTGCTCTAGTAGCTGAAAGTCAAAACCTAAGATCTGAATATTCAGTGGGCTTGACAGCTTTACACGAGTTTCCAGGATCTGTATATCAGAACTACAATGAAGACAAAGTTTTTCCTCTTAATAATGTTTCTTCACATACAAAGGATATTAGATTTTTACAAAAGTTAAACAACAAGAAAGACATCTCATCTTTGAAGAGCAGTCTGTCAGCAGTCTCTGCTTGTGAGAAACAATGTCTGGGTGTGCCTCTGAAAACGCAGAATTGCTTGAAAAACAATGAGGAAGACAAATATGTCACTG GAAAAAGCATGTGCTGTGCAgaacaaaagacagaaaaatcaatGGAGAGTAAAGACTGTCACATTGATCATGCATGTGTTGGAAGAACagatttctcagaaaatgtCAATGCGGAAAAACACTTACGGGTGACTACAGAGGAAAG ACCTATTAAAGCTGGGATTCAGGAGAAGAAACGGACATTTGAAGAATTCCTGGAAGAACAAATACAACTAGAAGAGCAGCGTCTGAAGCAAAACCAAGAGTTACag GAGACAAATAGATCAGCCATTCAAAAACCAGTGATCAAACGACCCTTCCTGAAAAGAGGAGAAGGCTTAACAAGGTTTACTAATGCGAAATCTAAGATAACAAAacttagagaaaacaaaataaaacctcaaCAAAGTGCTTCAGAGGATAGAAGTGTTAAAGTGGACCGAtcacaaatacagaagaaaactgtaCCTCCTGGCAAAGAACTGATTTTGGAGAACTCTTTTGCACCATATAAAAAATATAACCAGTCAGATAAAGCAAAGCATGGTCCTATTCAGAAAACCTTGGTACTCAGgaaacacaatgaaaaaaatatcttcccATTAGAAACAAGGgtgcaaacagaaaagaaacttgatGAACAGATGAAGGATTCTTTCCTATCAGAAATCAACAGCAAAATAGCAAATAAGGAGAACATCATGGAATTTGCTAAATCCATTAacactggcagcagcagaatCGGAAACAAATTACCTGACACAGAAAAGCCTCTGTTGTCTCATGAGCTGACCAGTGCCTTTTCTAATTGTAACTGTTCTGTAAAAGGCCCAGAACTGTCTTTTgaagtttcatttcagaataagctggaaaactgggaaaaagaaaaggaaaaagaaaatctagaatTAGATGAATTCTTGTTTCTGGAACAAGCTGCCGATGAAATATCTTTCTCGAGTAATTCCTCATTCGTGCAAAGGATCTTAGATCAAGATCAGCAGACTTTAAAAGGACGGAGAATGTCTTCTACCCCTATCAAGGCAAAACAACAGCAAGTAAACGCACTGGCTATtacacttaagaaaaataaaaaggcaaactCGGACacacagggaaataaaaatgacagagCCATTATGCATACAGTATCAACTTCAGGAACAGCTTTTAGACTGAAGGATCAGTTTAGTAAAACAGATAGTGTACTGTTTTCAGCTTCATCCATGACAGCAGCCTCTGCTTTAAAAAGTACTCAGTGGATTGTAAATGAAGATGTGGATGAAGGAAACAGTGATATTACTACAGATTCTGAGAAGGAATCGGAAACCACATTAAAATGTGAAAGTGAAGATGCTAATACATCCTTTATGAGCCATAGAGAAAGTGATCCAGAGTTTTTTGGTTATGGAGGTTCTGTTACAGACATtaccagagaaagaaaaaatggagatgCTGACCTTGACTTATCAGACAAAGATTGCAGTGCACTGTCAAAGCAAAGTAAAGCTTCAGACCATCAGAGAAGCACACCTTGTATAAATAGGAGTAATTTTGAGTTTGATGATGAAAGAACATGGAGTGATCTTGATGAAAACTATGTTCAGAATGATTTACCTGAAAAATATACTACTGAAATGCGCGCACAGACAGacttttcctgtaaaaatgaTACTTTTGTCCCAGATAaaacaataaagagaaaagttgcctcaaagagaggagatgaaCTGTCTAAGCAGCCTGCAGTGAATGATGATTCAAATGGACCTCCTGTATCAAACCTGATGATGAAACTGTTTCCTTCATtgaaactgaaacagaagaCAGGCTGTCGTTCAGAGCAGGAAATCAAATCAAATATAGAACAGGAGCCAGGTGGTGAGAAAACAGTAACTG GAAACACTGTTGCATCCCAGGTATTGAAAGAGAGACTCGCTGAATTGGAAACTGAAATTGAGAGATTCAGAGCTGAAAACACAACTCTCACTAAACTCCGTGAAGAAAGAGAACATGCCTTGGCAAATCTTAg gaaagaaattgcagactttcagcagcagaaagcccaagaactggctgaaatagaagaatataaaaagaaagaaatgaaaaaactgcaaaaggagcgtaaagtttttgaaaaatatactaCAGAAGCTAGAGCAATTCCAGATAAAAAAGAGCGTGATGAAATTCAg GCTTTAAAACAGCAGATTCTGGAGTTACAGGAAGATATAAAACGAAAAGAGACAAAATGGTTAACCACTCAGCGACGTCTTAGAGATCAAATAGAAGCTTTAGTAAATGAGAATTTGGAGCTAAAAGAAGAAGTCAAAATTATGGAGAGGTTTCGTGTAGAAGCCTGGAAGAAAGCTGAAGCTGCTggaaacaagaggaaaataGAGAATTTTGGGATAAAAAGAGCAGAATCTCTA TGTCTGCCCAATAGATGCCAGAAAAGTCAAACTCTGTCTCCATTTCTTCCAGTACAAAAGTGCAGCAAGATAAGTGGCAAAAATTGTTCACGGGCAAAAG GAAGGCTTTCTAGAATATCTAAATCAGCACCTGCTAATGATAGAAACAACTTGGATGAAACAGTGATGGCACTAGAGGATGCTTCTAGAACTTTAATGGAA GACACCTCTCCTAATGAAAATCTTGTTTCAGTACCATCTGTACCTGCATATACAGGCAGTGaagagatacagaaagaaattgctTACCCTGATGGAAAG gttgaaaaagttttaaaaaatggttgTCATCTCATATTTTTCCCAAATGGGACATGGAAAAAAGTCAGTTCTGATGGGAAGACTGTAACTATAACTTTCTTTAATGGAGACGTGAAGCAGGTTATGCCTGATGAAACAGTG ATTTATTATTATGCAGATGCTAAGACAACGCATACTACGTACTCTGATGGCTTAGAGGTCTTGCAATTTTCAAATGGGCAAATAG aaaagcattatCCTGATGGCAGGAAAGAGATTACTTTCCCTGATCAAACCATCAAAAACTTGTTTCTGGATGGACAAGAAGAAAGTATCTTTCCAGATGGTACTATTGTTCGCATTCAGCG AGATGGAAGCAAAACTATAGAGTTTAATAATGGCCAGAGAGAACTGCACACATCAGAGTTCAAGAGACGGGAGTATCCAGATGGTACTGTGAGGACTGTGTATACGAATGGACACCAGGAAACAAAGTATGTCTCTGGGAGAGTAAGAGTAAAGGACAAGGATGGTAATATTATCATGGACACTAAATTGTAG